The Archocentrus centrarchus isolate MPI-CPG fArcCen1 chromosome 5, fArcCen1, whole genome shotgun sequence genome contains the following window.
tatatatatatatatatatatatatatatatatatatatatagagagagagagagagagagagagagagagagagagagagagagagagagagagagagcaaaccAACAATTCCTCTATAAGTGAGCACAGGGGAGGAAAATGTCCCTTGGACAGAGGCAGGCTCAGGGTGGGCTGCCTTCTGCTTCGATCTGCTGGGGTGGGAGGAAAACTTTGGCTGTTATTTTCTGCTGGACAGTCGGCTTTTAGAgcttttccactgaaaacagctgcctTGTGCTGCACTAAATGAGGCTGATGAGAGAGGTGAGTTTGATCCAAAACAGGGAAATTAAAGGTTGTCTGAGGTGGAAAAGTTGATGcgtcaataaaaacaaaatgtgacaaGGTGCAATGGAAACAGACTTAGcaaataaaaagatgaaaaatagccgcagaccaaaacatcagctgtgtgtgCAGTGATGAGAAAACAATAACCTTCCTCAAAGTAACACATGAGAcaaatagaaatagaaacatTATGTTTCCATCAACTCCACATTCATACACTGTTCATTTCACTTACATCATCTCATTGTAACCTCTTCTTCTGCAGTGGTTTAATGGCAGCTGACAGGAGAGTTAGCACCACCAACCAGCTTTATCTACAGTATAACAAACAGCACACAATGTCGACAGGAGATAAAAGCTTACACTTTGGGCTTCGTTTAGAAAGAAACAGCTACGGCTCTTTTCACATTTCGCAGTCATGTTACCATTTTTGCCAAGTGGTTGTCACTGTAACACTGTGGAACCACCCGACGATAGAATAGAGCAAAAACCTGAAGCAAACAGTAATTTAATGGGCTGaaggcatcatcatcatcattattctcttttatttttatttttacattttttctggCATCACAAAAGTGGCTGCCTGTGGCAGTTGTTGTTTCAGGGGTCTCATACAAATTTGGTTCTCAGGGAAGCGACTGTTTGACAAAATCAGGATGTGCGACATGTTGTTAGAAACCTGATTAGTGTTAGGTTGAACTGAATAATGCAAGGACCCTCTTGAGTTGGCAAGCTAATCTTTTGGGAATGTTGCAggtccttttttgttttcagttgccCTCAATAGCATAGCTGTGAGATGCAAATGATTCCTTAAAACCATCACATAATTATGGATCAAGTTTTAAACTTTCTGAAAGTCTTCAACAGAAATCCTTCTGAAACACATTTGAGTTACTGAAGTCCAGAAGTTGACAGAATAAatgaatttatcagtgaaatTTAGAAATGACACGTGCCTATTTAAGAGGCTACGTTCCCAAATGTGAGGCAGCAGCCTGCAGGCTGATATCAGATTAAATCATAGTGACACAGCACGGATGCACCATAAACTGGTACAGAATGCAGGGAACGAAGTGTCTCCAGTGGGAagcaccccacacacacacacacacacacacacacacacacacacacacacacacacatacactcccCTTTAACATGTCACCCCCAGTGCTCAAATGAAACCTACATTTATGCTACACATTTATTGACCACTTTAAAAACTGTATAATCACCAGTTTCAGCTTTGCAGTAACTGATGATCCTCATAATGTTCATAGATGGTTTGTAAAACAATAATTGACCACTTAGTAAATGATCATCAGCTATCAGGCCATTGTTTGAAAGAAAAGAGCTATTAAAGTTGATCAGTTTACTATTTAATATTGTTATAagactttatatttatattttgccagcATTTTTCAACCCcatcccaccccccacccccggcCCGCTGCTGGTGACAGCGATGGATCATATGTCACAATTCTTTCCAAAATTTCTGATTCGTGAAGCTCAAGGttgtttattttgaattaagaGGTTTCCTGATGTTGTACCTCTGCACTGTATATGTCTAGATTTCCAACAGCATCGGCACAGAACATGTGCTCACTTTGGGGGGGATAAAACAAGTTTGATTTGCTTCCACTGCAGTGGTGGGGTAGGCTCCAGTCTCTAAGTGACAccttaaaaactttttcaatTTACTTTTTTATCATTTCCAAATGTATTTTGAACGCTGGCTCTTTGACTGCCAGATCTTCTGGCAACCCCGGGGTAACAGCAGCATATTGTAATTACTTCATttcatatttatcatgttatGGCTAATGACTTCAAGAGTATCTGTAAATGTGTCAGGCCTATCATGGAGTGGAGTCATTTTGGCTCCTCCACTTTTTCCCATCCAAGCTCTCCTGCTTGCATTTACATCAGCCCATATATTGACTAATAACAACAACATACCTTACCATCAATATCAACATCATACAGTTAGAATTATCTCAGCAGATGTAATGTGGAACAGGCATGTTGTCAGGGAGCGTCCAGTGCAAACAAAGAGAAGAATGGCAGAGCTAATGTGAAGCTGGGCCTGCACAGAGTTGGGTTTCAGGCTAATTGGGATCATACGCCGAATGTGCAGTTTTGGCACATACGTTAGATTAATCAAGGGCTCTTTAATCGTGGAGAATTTCTCCTGTGCGTGGTTAGGGCGGCTACTTCTCCCCACCCCCTCAGTCCGAGACCCCCATGGCTGTGCTGTGTCTAAGCACGGACCTTTTGACTCCATAAACACCTGCTCTCTAAAAATTGGGGTCAACCTCTCATTGCTTGCACCAGAGCGTTATCATGCCACCACAAAGGGTCCCCTTAATGATTAAATTGTATGGATGTTCCGAATTTGCAGATTCTTGGCGTCTGACTCTTCCTCCTGATTGTAATTTATGTCGGAAGTCATTGCTGTCCAACACTCGGCCCCCTCTCAAAGCCCAGGAGAGAGGAATGTGCACGTGGACGAGGCCCGCGTCGTCCAGCCTGCTCTGGCTCCAATCTGTGCCGTGGAGCCGAGGCGACCTCACACATTCACCTTGCAGCACGTACAAATTAACAAATGCATTTCTAAAatgtgcttgtgtttttctttctttttttctgggaCCTTTTTGCCAACCTCAGCTCTGCTGTTTAGGTTAACCTGTCATTAATCTGCATATGATTACGTCTTGACATAAATTTGACATCCTGGGTACGGACTGATTAGCCATTTGCTtgggtgatgatgatgatgacggtggtggtggtggtggtggcggtgtgtgtgtgcgtgcgtgtatgtgcatgtgtgtgtgctgtgggggGGTTGCAGATGTCCATGTCAGCTGTGGATCTTTGGGTGAAACTGAAAACTGAGACCAATAAGTAACAGAAAGGTGccctttggagaaaaaaaaatatccctgaTGATTAGCAGGGCTCCTGAGAATCTGGATTCcatcatttttaaagaaaaatgaatacagAGTTTATTAAGTCTTAGAGGCATCAACTGAGTGAAACTAATACGCTGGCTAATAATATTAAGAACTAGCTTTCAGAAGTTAGACTTCCACAGTTATTTCATCTATGCACAGATTCAGAATGTGGATCTTTTTCAACATAATGAGAATCCCAGATTTTAATGTATATCATAGCCATAAAGAAATGGGCCTCCATAATAACGCTGCTCAGGTTACCGAATAATATATCCAACTCTCATTAATAGCAGAAGGCCTTTGAAGTGTAACTTTAAATTAAAGggagggtccaaaaaaaaaaaaaaagcctcattgTAAGAGCTCCACAGCTTTGGGGCCAAAAATGAACAACTCTGCACTCTGTGGATAAAAGAACTGTGCAACACAATAAGTCTCCTTCTTCCCTGACACCAGGCCAGCGTGAGATTTGaaaagtttgacttttttgCTCTACCTTGTCAAATGAGTGAATTGTAGAGTAAATAAATGAGTCAGTAAACACTGGCACCATTCTAAAAATCCTCAACCGCAGCTCTGCCGAGTGTGATGCAGCGCAACCAATGCTGCACGCAGCATCTGCACCACGCTCCGTAAACCTACAAAAATGAAGGGAGGTTTGGAGGGGCGGCCACCACGGAGGAAAGCGTTAAGTGTAATGTGTGTTGATATGAACTCTGGGGATTTTGGAACAGCCAaacatgttcatgttttttttaatgttaactgAGAGATTCAGACCTTTAATTTTCATGCTGAGTACAGGGTGTGAGACACATTTCCTTTGAAGTAAACAATCTGGGCTCTTGGGCTTTGTTCTTCTGTTTACAGCAGTTTTTACATGCAGACACGAGCGCTGGTGTGTGCCACATTATGAGCCAGCTGCTTATTGATTCCATGCTCATCCAAGGACAACACCTTAAGGTCATCAGGTCCAAAGGAAGGTTTTGTGAAAGGCAGCTTTAAAACAGGAGCAGTTAGAGAAAAACACATGTTGAACTGTAAAGCTTTGGCCTTTTATTTTAGTTGTTTTGatgttgcatttttgtttgttttttttaaaaacaaactgcgTTTGATCGAGTTACAGCTTTGGGTATGTTTTCAGATGCGAGTCATATTTTTAGActgatttaaaatgtcacagcTGGGAGTCGATGAGctgtgattgattgattttgaaGCATATTTATtcaaaagcagatgtttttcaGATGATTCCTGGTATCGGTCACTCTCtaatatataattttaaaaagccgCGCACTACATATCACTACATACAGCATATCATATGTTGTCCTTGTTAAATATTGAGTTTAATACTTTTACAtttatgaaaaagaaacagtagGTTTGTACGTCCGGGCGCACTGACACTGCTTTATCACAACAATAATTTATTTCACTGCATTCAATTTTTGACAATATCTCAAATATCTCAGGGCTGAAGAACCAACAGATGCGCACATGCTAGAATACATATAACTGGCTGTAACAGTGCGATCTAATGACATAAAACACCTAGCCAGCATAAATTATAGTGACTTGTTAACCACCAGTAAAATCTGCAGCTGCATCTGCTTTGTTCATTTACAAACTCAATTGGGCGTTTTATGGCCTAATAAAAAGCATGAATATAAGCGTGTAAAATTCAAGTGTGAGCTGCTGTCCAGCCTGATTCATGCAGCAgattattttaatgttgttttagtgcaaatattattatttgttttggttataaaaaattaatttaaatgctCCTGACCAATTAGCTGTTATGCTACAATGGTAAGCcatataaacaaacatttatttttttgtttgtttgttttgtgaaaaGGTTTTGGATGGGATTGAGACACAAGCTGCTTACAAAAATACACTTTAACCAATCTGTCTCAGATTTGGCCCCCTTGTGGGCAAGAGAtgtgaaaattttaaaagttttaaaaatcatatttcaGTATCTTTAGTCTAAAAAcaatcttgtgtgtgtgtgtgtgtgtgtgtgtgtgtgtgtgtgtgtgtgtgtgtgtgtgtgtgtgtgtgtgtgttttagtggATTCATGTCTGTAATTTATGTTTatataaaacagtaaaaatgtcttcttccatttaagtGATTAACAACTGTTTTGTGATAATCACACAGGAAGTTATTAAGCAAATTAAAATGAGGTGTGTTTTCAAAAAGAACGATAAGGGTAGAAAAGTATAGTAGCTGCAATGCGCTCTCACACATTTTATCCTgtttaatgatatttttttaaataactaggCCTGTAGTATTCCTGCTGCACACTAATGGGTTTGTGGAGCCCTTAATTTAATGGAATTATGTGCCTATGCTGACTTAGTGGAGTCTAGACAGTACTGTTTTGTCAAAGGATAATAGAGCTTTCCTCTGAGATGCCATTACAATATTcccagaaaataataataataataaaaaagatatAATAGCATTATCATAACACAATAAAAGCCATGTCAAATAAACTGAAGCGCCCTTTCATTCATGACACCAGTCAGAACTGgatatggtttttttttaatgcatttaatgACATCAACTCAAAAACTGTTAGAAATGATTTTCTATTCCATAGCAGGCTGTTCAATAATCACTGCTAATGCTGCAATAGAGGTTTCAGTCATTTATGGACTATTGTTTGAGCTACATATGCGTTACTTCAGCTTGTTCTCTGATAAATGGACTTTGCTTTTAGCTCTTACAACTCTTAAACCTCTGCTAGCTTTTTATCCACTGTTACTTTTTAggcattttagtttttatttcaacTGGTTGCTTAGCTGTTTGGATTATGCCGTATCTCTGTCACCCTGTTGTTTATTAATCCATTACTTCCAGCTGTTTATCTACATTTAGCTGTTTCCTACAGTTTTCATATGTTACTTTTATCTATTGCTTTTAGCCATTTTAGACCTATTTTAGCTGATTGCTTATCTATTTCAATTATATATCTAGAGCCTTAGCTGTTCGTTTTCGTTACTTCTTATCTTCTACCTTTAGCCGTTTCACCTTGTCTGGTACTTTATTTTGCTGCTTCTGTTACTCTTTTACGGCCATTACTTTTAGCTAACGACCCTAGCTAATAGTTTTAGCTAAATATGGTGCTTGTGCTGTTTTCACTTTCCATTTTAAATAAgtctttttctattttggaCCATTGTTAGCTACAACCTTTATTCAAAAATTAAACcttttatctatttttaataATACATCATGATGGGCAATAATAATATGTAGTATGGGTGAGAGGTTGCTTTTTATTCTCAGGAAGCTGCACAGTGAGCGTGATTTCctaaattcacacacatttctagCAGAATGCAGAATTCCCAATAAAGTCGTTGCACCATAAAAGTCTCACACATGTTAATGAATCTACAAAAACCGAACAGATAGCCTATTTTATAAATAAGGGATTAGGCGCACTACAGCGAGGTGACAGCTCCACAACAAAGCAcacaatttaattaaaataattaaaatacacaTTATTTTGATAATCAATGAATTAAATGTAGTGTATTCAGCAGGCTAGATTCCTAATTAAGTGTCTACGAATGACCGGTTAATCAGCCTACATACAtcaggcatatatatatatatatatatatatatatatatatatatatatatatatatatatatatatatatatatatatatatatatatatatatgccttttttaaaataaacatttgattaTATCTCTGTTCCAAGTTAACATTCATCTTTACCTTATTGAGTTGAGAAAGAAGGAATTTCGTTTCATGCACACTGACAGAGGCGCTGAGGGAAACAGAAAACTgtactaaaaaaataaagagatgatCGCTTCTTCTCGGGTTATTTAGCAGCGCTTCTTCCTGCGTAGTTCACATCCAATTATCAGACTTTATAGAGGCTAATTAACGTGTCCAAGTTAAATCCAGGCTGCAGATACTGTAATATATCATTTGCATTTCACCAAATAGGCCTAATATCCCCCACCTCATGTGAAAAGAGTACTTTTTTTATTCTTcctaaaaatcattaaataaatcaataattttAAAGACcgctgtgatttttattttttttagctctatAAACAGAAGTCCCGGTGCTGCTTCGTGGCACAATGACATTATCAAAGCAGGAAACACTTGTTAGAAAGCTCACCTGCTTTTCCTCAAGAGCAGCTTTTCACCAACCTGAATGCCCGTACTTCCGTCTGCCTCCGTTATTTGAAATATTCGACTATGAATGCATAACCAGAAAACTGTGCCAGGAATCAGTGAGCATTTTTCTGAATGTGAACATTAGTAATCATATTTAGCGCGTGTAAACGCGGCCGTGCGTGACTGATGACGGCACGCTGTATTAAACGCTTTAAGCCTGTGCCCTTTGCAATAAACGGAGAAGAGCCTTagtgaaaatatatttaataattaaacaTGGCAAAGTTACACAAAGGGAATGCAGAATAGATAAGTGAGAGCTGATCCGTAGAATATAAAGAAAGGGTTAGACCTACTGCAAAGATTTGAGTCCCCTCCTCAACAGCAGCATCATGAGGGAAtgcgacaaaaaaaaaagcgaggCTGCTAGAGGATGTCGCCTTGTGCACTTTAGGTTTCTGCagggctgtttttgttttgcatcagGAGGCCATACGGTCCAGCAAaaatccccctttttttttcaggcactCTGAGCGTCCCACAGGTTCATAGATAAAGAGGTCGGGTCACTCCTCCTGAGCGTTCTCCAAATGGGAGCTGCAGCCTTCGGCCCGGTCAGCCTCTGCGGCGGATCGCTCCTGCTCAGAGAGCTGCTCGCTGCTGGGGATGGAGTTCTTCTTAGGGCGGCCTTTGGGTTTGGTCGGGGACTCCAGGCCGCCTCCCTGCAGAACCTGCAGGAGAAACTCGGGTTTAGCCTCAGAGTACAGGCTGTGGCTCATACATATGATTTATTAAACTTCCCAAAGCAACTCACAACATATTTAATATAATAGCCCCCAAAACATTTCTTACATCGGCGTGTAAGCTACTCTAGACCGCAGTGAGACAGTGCTAAATTTATTCCGCTCAACTACATTTCCTATAAGCGCAAGACAAACTAATGGAAAGCAGAAGTATTGCTTTACTTTTGCATGGAGCTTACATATGAAACAGACTAGCCTCACCAGCCAACTTAcaattttcttccatttcatcCTCCTGTTCTGGTACCATGTTTTCACTTGGAGCTGACTCAGACCCAGAGACTCTGCAAGATCTATTCTGTGAGGcacaaaatcaaacatgtggcatTAGAAATCAAGATCAGGTGAGTACTGCCAACAAAAAAGCAATTTGGACTACACTTCAGCAAGGCCAAATCACCCCGTTACGTCATCAAAGAAGGAGACTCGTCAGCTACCTGTTGCAGCTTGTAACTGCTTAATTTTACTTTTAGCTTAATAATGCTAGAGCGCCCTACATCAATTGTAACCTCTCACGACAACCAGCTGCCATTAAAACACTCAGTGTACTTTTAGCAGCCAGGCCGCAGTTTAAAGGAAAAACTGCATGAGGTTATTACAGGCTGATCCCATTCATTTCAAACCCCATGTGTTTCAATACACAcacgaaaaaagaaaaagaaaaataataataataaaggaatGAAAGTAGCATAATTTTAGTAATTCAAGAAATGCTCTGAAATATTGAGATCCTGCTGTTGTGAAATAGCTTACAGCTCACACAATGCGAGCTGTTATTCAGCTGAATAAACACTTAGAGGAACTACAGAAAAGCAGCTTTCTCTGTTATTCTTATTTTGGGGGTGTCAGTATTTCCTGAACGCACCTATCGGGCGTAGAAAGGTACTTCTGCTTCTCGAAACGTTTCTCCAGGCCCATTAGCTGCAGCTCGGTGAATACGGTGCGGCTGCGGCGGCCCTTCTTGGTCTTGCTGCCGCCATCGACTCCGTGCTCCAGCTTTCCGCGGAGGTGCAGGTCCAGCGGCAGGTGGTGGGACGCCGCACCTACTTGCAGGCCCGGGGCCGCGGATAGGAGCGGAGAGCCCAGCGAGCAGGACAGCGGGGACATGGGGAACTTTAGGAGGCTCGTCTGGTCAGCTTTTAGCACTGTGAAAATgccggaaaaaaaaaacagaatattaCCCGCAGGGAATGAGGAGCTCATTAAAAAAGTAGCTGGTTTTACTCAGTGTTTTGCTTAGTTTAAGATGGGGACTTAAACACGGCGTGTGTAAGTAAAAACCTGCCTTTTAACTCGATTCCCGGATCATTTAAAGGGCAAAGCAGGTCTCGGGGTGAGCAGGCTAAATGAGCCCCCGCAAACAAAAAGTCCTTTTAACATTGCACCTTTGTACAGAGAAAACCTGTGTGACAATAGAGACTTTTTAGGGCAAATTTCAGCACGTGCTGCTGCACCTtcgaaaaaaataaaattgcatgaACGAAGCAAAAGCCATCCCTGATATCACGCATTACAAGTATGGAAGGTTATTATTATGTTATTGTCATTAGACACGTTTGGCCTACCCCCGGAAAAAAATATAATCTTTttcaaaggttaaaggtcacgTGATTTGAGCATTAAACAAATCAAAGCACGTGGCGTATAGTTTCAAGCTTTAAAAACTGGAATAGATATTATACATTATATAGTCGCCAGGAAATTATAATAATCTGATAAGCAATTATTGGTTTTCGTTCTGTGACTCGAACAGTTAGCTTCCCCCAACtggataaattattattattgttattattattattattattattaggttgCACGTTAAAGTTGAAACTCGTGGcgtaataatatatttatgactgttTTCTAAACTTATCTGAGCCT
Protein-coding sequences here:
- the barx1 gene encoding homeobox protein BarH-like 1; the protein is MQHPLDMGAHYYPPEIHPDHRTHRYRSFMIEEILTDHPEHKASAPAGELLKFGVQALLSARPFHNQLVLKADQTSLLKFPMSPLSCSLGSPLLSAAPGLQVGAASHHLPLDLHLRGKLEHGVDGGSKTKKGRRSRTVFTELQLMGLEKRFEKQKYLSTPDRIDLAESLGLSQLQVKTWYQNRRMKWKKIVLQGGGLESPTKPKGRPKKNSIPSSEQLSEQERSAAEADRAEGCSSHLENAQEE